GCCGCGCTGGAGTCCGTCAGCGCGTGCTGGGGCACGTCCACGACCGGACGGCCCTCGGCCGTCGCGCCGCCGCAACCGGTGCACACGTAGAAGGGGTTGAGTCGCACGTCCGCGCCGGCGAGCGGCACGGTGCTGCTGCCCTCCTCCCGGTCGAGACCCAGGTTGAGCGTGCGGATCTTCGCGTGCCGGGTGAAGTCCACGCCGAAGACGGCCGTCTCGTGCCGCCACGACCCGGGGGTGATCCGCTCCGGGTCGACGTCGACAGTCGTCAGCACCGCGTAGTGCCGGCGGTCCCGCTCGTCGCGGTCGTCCCGCACCCGGGCATCGTCCCGCTTGTCACGGGAGACGACGCGCCGCGGCTGGAGCACGTACTGCACGCAGCCCGCGTCGGCGATCTCCCGCCCGCCGCAGCGGGGACACGGGCTGGTGTCCTTCCTGGCGTCGTGCGTACGGACGTACCCGCACGCCGGGCAGAGCCGCCACTCGGCCCAGGCCCGTCGGTCCGGGGTGCCCACGTCGAGGGCGCGCACCACGTGCCGGTAGCCGTTGACGTAGAAGCTGTTCCCGGGGGCCAGTTCGGTCAGGGCGAGCTTGCGGGAGCGCTCGTAGTCCCGCGTCTCGCTGCGATACACCCGCTTGGCCGGGTCCCCCGCGGGGTTCTCCGGCCGGGTGTCCTCCTCGTCGTCGGCCGTCTCCGTCCAGTACAGCGTCGCTTCCAGCTGCGTGGTGGTGTCGGTGAGGCTGTAGTTCGGCAGCAGTCCGAGTTCCACCAGGGTGCCGTGCGCGCTCGACTGGCTGAGTTCACGCAGCAGGTCGCCCGCGCTGCGCCGTTCGGCGAGCAGTTCCCGGCGTTCGCGGTCCTGGACGACGTCCGTGCGGACCAGGTGCTCGGCGGCCTCGTCGATCGCGGCGATCCGGCGCCGGAGCTCCTCGCGCCGGCCGGTCCAGTCCTCCTCCGCCTCCTGCAGCGCCCGGACGATGCCGCCGGTGGCGTACGCCCTGAGCTCGTCCGCCGCGTACGGCGAGACGCCGCCGTCGGCATCGTCGCCGCCCCCCGGGAACAGGGCGAGGAACTCCTCGACCAGCGTGGCGCCGTGGGTCTGTGCGGCGTCCGCCAGGTCCTGGCACCAGCCCGTGGTGCCGAACAGGGCGGAGGACAACCGGGGCACCGGCTGCAGGAGTTCGCCGTCGGACGTCCGCAGCCCGCCGCTCGCCGCGAGGTCGAGGAGCCGGGCCGTGTACTGGCGGCGCAGGATCTCCACGGCCGACAGGTAGCAGCCGGGAGGAAGGATCGCCCCCGCGATCATCTCCGACGGCTCGTCCAGGTAGTACAGGTCGCGGGCGCGGCGCCCGCCGAAGGCGACCACCAGCGCGTTGCCCGTCCGGCGTCCCGCGCGGCCCGCCCGCTGCACGTAGTTGGCGGGGCCCTTGGGCAGGGAACCGAGCAGCACGGCGGACAACTCGCCGATGTCGATGCCGAGTTCCAGCGTCGGCGTGCACGACAGCACGTTCGGGTCGGTGTAGTGCGTGCCCGCCTTGAAGCTGCGCTCGACGCGCTCCCGCTCCGGCCTGGTGAGCATGCCCGTGTGCTCCGCGGTGACCACGCGGAACGTCCCGCCGGTCAGGTAGAGCCGGCGGTAGTAGTCGCCGGTGTAGTCCCGCTCGCGGACCGCCGATCCGAACCCGGAGGTACCGGACCCGCTGCGCGGCATGCCCGCCTGGGGCGGGGTCAACAGTCCCTTGCACCGGTAGCGCGGGCACGGGTGCCCGTACCAGCGGGTGCGCCGCTCCGGCGCCACGACCTGTTGCCAGCCGCAGTCCTCGCAGCTGACGAACGCCTTGTTGACGACGGCGTCGTCGAGCAGTCGTGCCTCGATGTGCCCCGGCTGCAGTCCGTAGAGCCGTGTCTGCCGGTCCCGGGCGGTGCGCACCGCGAGGACCCGCTCGTCGGCGAGGGCGGGCAGCAGCCGCCGCAGGTACTCGGTGGCGCCGGCGGCGTCCAGGCCGAGACAGCGGCGGGTCCAGTCCTGGTACCAGCCCAGCCGGCCGGTGATCGCGTCGAACTCCGACCTGTCCTTCTGCCCGTCCAGCAGGAAGCGGGGCGGAGCCACGCCTTCGGGGAACGCGGGCATGCCTTCCGGCCTGCGGCCGGAGATGAGGTACCGGTTGGTGCCGGCCTCCTTCATCCAGGTGTCGAGCCACCGGTGGTGCACCGCGCCCCGCAGCCGCAGCCGCTCCAGCAGGCCGCGGACGTAGGCGAGGTAGCGGTCGGGCGTGGGCAGTCCGCCGGCGACGAGGAGCTGGCCCGGCAGGGCCAGGTGGATGTCGCGGGCGAGCGCCGTGACGCGCTCGGGCTCCGCGACGACCACTTCGGCCGCGGCGGTCCGCGTCAGCTCCAGGGTGCGGCCCATGCGGCTGCGCAGCCCGAACTCCATGACGGTGGCGAAGGCGAGACGCTCGCCGATCAGCTTCCACGTCCGTGCGTCGCCGGTGCCGCGTCCCGACAGGAGCCGGTCGACTCCGGGCTCGTCGTGCAGGTCGGGAGGCACGACGGCGGCCAGCGCCTCGGGGTCGTCCACCGACTCCAGGACGTGCCCGATCAGGTCGTTGAGCGCGGTCGGCGCGCCCGACTCGTCCAGGTTGTGGGCGAGCAGCGAGCGCAGCGAGAACTTGTACGAGGCGTTCGCGACGTATCCGGCCCGGTGGGCGGCGTCCTGCGTGGAGTCGTTGAAGAGCAGCGTCTTGCGCTCCTCCGGTACGAGCGCGATGTCGCCGCCCGTGAACAGCTGGGTGACGGTCGCCGAGGCGAGCGCCGCCTGCGCGGTGCCGAGGAAGCGGATGCTGTTGTCGGTGTGGCAGGCCGGGCAGCGGTCGTCCTTGGCGGCCCGGTCGGCCGACTTCTTGTCGAGCACGGCAAGGGCGAACCAGGCGTCGATCAGGTCGCCCGCGTCCGACGGCGTCGGCAGCCGGTAGGTGCCCTGCCCGCCGTCGAGCACCACGACCGACAGCGGGTCGACCCCGCCGCCGTCCGACGGGCGCGCACCGGTCAGCGCGTCCAATGTCTGCTGCCGCTCGCTCTGCGTGGCGGCGATGAAGTAGCGCAGGCGCCGCTTGTCCCGGCCCACGGACGCCCGCCAGATCCGGTCCTGGGCCATGACCAGCCGCTGCGGGTCCGCCTCGGGGGACAGCGCGGCCCAGCCGGAACGGCCGCAGTTGCGGCAGTACACCGCTGGCAGATGCACCTCGGCCGGCCGGACCGCGGTGTCCGCCCCGGGCAGCGGCTGCGGCCGCGCCGAGGCCGATGGCCAGCCGGCGGACGACCCGTCGGACTCCTCGTCGCCGGCCGGGGCGGCGTGCAGCGCGGCACGGCGCGCCGCCGTGCGGTCGTCCTCGTACCAGCGGAACTCCGGGGCCGCCCCCACGCCCCGCAGCACCCGGGTGACGGGCCGGACCCACAGGTGGGCCTCGATGTGCAGCAGCGGCCGGGGCCGGCGTTCGTCGGACTCCGGGTCGCGCGCTGCCGACAGGAGGGCGACGAACCGCGACAGCGCCTGGAGCACGAGCTGCGGGTTCTCCCGCGCGGTGCGGCCCCACGCGTACCCGAAGCGGGCCAGCCGGTCCCGCAGCCCCCACTCGTCCAGCGGATCCCCGCCGAGCAGCGACAGCACGCCGTGGGTGAAGTCGTGGCGCTTGAGCAGCCGTCCGATGCGAAAGGCGTCGAGGCCGGAGCGGCCGAGCAGCCGCTCCGCCAGCCCGTCCAGGTCCAGCAGATCGGGCTGGGCCTCCACACCGGGACCGCCCGAACACGTGATGACCTCCTGCGGTGTCGGCGGCTCGGGCAGCTCGTAGTCCACGGCGCCCGTGAACTCCTCGGCCGACATCCGCTCCTCGCCGACCACCGCGTCCGCCGGGAAGGGCATCCCGAACACCCGCGACGCCACGTCGAGGATGCCGCCGGCCTCCTTGCCCGCGGCGTCCGCCGGGCCTTCGCCCAGGGTCGCCGAGGTCGCCACCGGACAGATCGACCCGAGCGGCCGGCCCGGCCGTGACGCACCGGTCGCCGCGGCCAGCCGCCGCAGCAGCATGGCCACGTCGGTGCCCTGCGCCCCGTCGTACGTGTGGAACTCGTCCAGCACGACGTACGTGAGGTCGGCGCCTTCCCACAGGGAGCGGTCCTCGCCGCGCTGGAGCAGCAGGTCGAGCATCTTGTAGTTGGTGATCAGCACGTCCGGCGGCGACACGCGCATCTCCTCGCGCCGGGTCATCACCCGGCGGAAGTCCGTGTCGGGACGGTCGCCGATGTACAGACCGGCCGTCACCTGCGCCAGCTCGGGCCGCGCCAGGTAGTCGCCGATGCGGCCGGCCTGGTCGGTGGCGAGCGCGTTCATCGGGTACAGCAGGACGGCCTTGACGCCCCGGTTGCCGCGCGCCCGCTCGCGGCGGCAGTGGTCGAGCACCGGGATCAGGAACGACTCCGTCTTGCCGGAGCCCGTCCCGGTGGTCACCAGCGTCGGCCGGGCCGGACCGTGCAGCGTGGACAGCCGCGCCCACGCCCGGGCCTGGTGCCGGTACGGGGCGAAGCCGGGGAACCCGGCCGTCCACTCCAGCTCCCGCTGCCAGCCGTCGTCGGCCACGTGGAACGGCGTCCGGATCCGGAGGTACGGCCCCCGGAAGATCCCCGTCTCGGGATGCCCGAGAAAGCGCTCCAGGGCACGCCGGGTGCCCTCGTCGGCGAGGGCGTACGTCGTCGTGAGGTACTGCGTCAGACTGCCGCGCAACTGGGCGGCGGCCATGGTGGGCTTCACGACGGTCCCCTTTTTCTTGCCGATGCCCTGATGATCGATACCACCGTATAAGGAAGCCGATCCCTACACTGACGCCCCTCTGCAGGAGGGGAGCGGTGGAGGTGACCTACGTAGCCCAAGTGGCCAATTCTGCAGCAAAGTCCCGGAATGACCGATTGTTGCCCTTGGGTTTAGCGCTGACATGGCCGTTCTGTACGGCTGCCTCCATGATCAGCGGCGAGTCGGATTCGCGATACGGAGGCTTGCCCAGGTGTCGTCGCAGATGTTCCTTGGGGTTCGGCACATACGCGAGGTCTCTGCGGCAGTCCTCGGGGCGCATCGCCCAGCCTCGTCGCACCTTCGGGAAGGCGTCGGGGAACTGCATTAGCCACGCCTCCATCTCCACTGCTGCCAATGCCAGAGCGGACGGGCAGGGCAGGCCGTTGGCCAGTTGAGCAGAGACCCGGGCTC
The Streptomyces roseofulvus genome window above contains:
- a CDS encoding DEAD/DEAH box helicase, yielding MKPTMAAAQLRGSLTQYLTTTYALADEGTRRALERFLGHPETGIFRGPYLRIRTPFHVADDGWQRELEWTAGFPGFAPYRHQARAWARLSTLHGPARPTLVTTGTGSGKTESFLIPVLDHCRRERARGNRGVKAVLLYPMNALATDQAGRIGDYLARPELAQVTAGLYIGDRPDTDFRRVMTRREEMRVSPPDVLITNYKMLDLLLQRGEDRSLWEGADLTYVVLDEFHTYDGAQGTDVAMLLRRLAAATGASRPGRPLGSICPVATSATLGEGPADAAGKEAGGILDVASRVFGMPFPADAVVGEERMSAEEFTGAVDYELPEPPTPQEVITCSGGPGVEAQPDLLDLDGLAERLLGRSGLDAFRIGRLLKRHDFTHGVLSLLGGDPLDEWGLRDRLARFGYAWGRTARENPQLVLQALSRFVALLSAARDPESDERRPRPLLHIEAHLWVRPVTRVLRGVGAAPEFRWYEDDRTAARRAALHAAPAGDEESDGSSAGWPSASARPQPLPGADTAVRPAEVHLPAVYCRNCGRSGWAALSPEADPQRLVMAQDRIWRASVGRDKRRLRYFIAATQSERQQTLDALTGARPSDGGGVDPLSVVVLDGGQGTYRLPTPSDAGDLIDAWFALAVLDKKSADRAAKDDRCPACHTDNSIRFLGTAQAALASATVTQLFTGGDIALVPEERKTLLFNDSTQDAAHRAGYVANASYKFSLRSLLAHNLDESGAPTALNDLIGHVLESVDDPEALAAVVPPDLHDEPGVDRLLSGRGTGDARTWKLIGERLAFATVMEFGLRSRMGRTLELTRTAAAEVVVAEPERVTALARDIHLALPGQLLVAGGLPTPDRYLAYVRGLLERLRLRGAVHHRWLDTWMKEAGTNRYLISGRRPEGMPAFPEGVAPPRFLLDGQKDRSEFDAITGRLGWYQDWTRRCLGLDAAGATEYLRRLLPALADERVLAVRTARDRQTRLYGLQPGHIEARLLDDAVVNKAFVSCEDCGWQQVVAPERRTRWYGHPCPRYRCKGLLTPPQAGMPRSGSGTSGFGSAVRERDYTGDYYRRLYLTGGTFRVVTAEHTGMLTRPERERVERSFKAGTHYTDPNVLSCTPTLELGIDIGELSAVLLGSLPKGPANYVQRAGRAGRRTGNALVVAFGGRRARDLYYLDEPSEMIAGAILPPGCYLSAVEILRRQYTARLLDLAASGGLRTSDGELLQPVPRLSSALFGTTGWCQDLADAAQTHGATLVEEFLALFPGGGDDADGGVSPYAADELRAYATGGIVRALQEAEEDWTGRREELRRRIAAIDEAAEHLVRTDVVQDRERRELLAERRSAGDLLRELSQSSAHGTLVELGLLPNYSLTDTTTQLEATLYWTETADDEEDTRPENPAGDPAKRVYRSETRDYERSRKLALTELAPGNSFYVNGYRHVVRALDVGTPDRRAWAEWRLCPACGYVRTHDARKDTSPCPRCGGREIADAGCVQYVLQPRRVVSRDKRDDARVRDDRDERDRRHYAVLTTVDVDPERITPGSWRHETAVFGVDFTRHAKIRTLNLGLDREEGSSTVPLAGADVRLNPFYVCTGCGGATAEGRPVVDVPQHALTDSSAASTAAAAHHLLWCPRRRTREAPAAGPAEQQGKREDVPLLLAHELTTEAVRILLPASVARAKERLASFTAALFAGIAAQYGGDPDHIDIAEATMPDHLGADGSDWPRRFLVVYDRLPGGTGYLHRLASADGFRDVLLKARDVIEDCGCREKGLDGCHQCLLRRVPAADYDKVSRNEVRQMLEDLLGEDGSRWRTSPVATTRHIPLERQAESDLEILFIETLQEWARLADSGATADAYTTSAGTYALDLRLTGDDGTTVSWRVSQQRALDGTRPDILLERLDAPGPRVAVYLDGFAYHATPEHNRLADDATKRTGLRSEGLRVFQLSYDDVKEWRERVRDTGYAAAGPADPVWQPYPADAQNRARDYYSRIGGGLPGELSDAVWVNPARLLLAYLRTPDAARWQRRTEAAAAGLIGAAGVRAAALGTDGLGPALLSALGGGTVTGPAGPVRLVYGPDASGCRLVLAADGRRTPPVWTGLTVLDDSAEAIADARAHRRRWRAWLYWSNVLQFLDHGGGDSAQLTTSLVDGFATEALTVTGGEGWLQSARTEIPRKESAPVAAEAAAVEVGAVRDGTPAAAVAAAAASAGVTAAAAEPVAATVTGRDPGWDPVLEFLDPDEAGLAELALSLAEAGVPAPEDGHELDERGWQAELAWPAARVGVVLAARDDGPEPDHEAADRDKAFAAAGWDVRTATAWDAAELAARLLGRGRDTNHDSTSDGEHTR